The following nucleotide sequence is from Cellulosilyticum sp. I15G10I2.
ACTATACCACTTATACAAACTATCATAAAATTTACTGAACACGTTTTCTTTCTATAAAGATCATAGGAGATTCTATTCACTGCAAGATCTAGTAATAATCCATACATTATACCTAAACAAAATATACTTATAAACATATAAACCCTCTTGAAAAGTCATTTTTTTATGATTTATTTAGCTTTATTATAGCCCACACTAAGACATATTACAATTTTTTTAAACCAAGTCTTTTTTTATCTGTATTTGTCACCTCTTGGTAAGGCATCCTAAAATTAATACGGTCAATCTCATTATAGCGTTTTTGTTACGTTTATGATATTATACTTTGATGAAGTATAATTTGTGAATATATTAGGTGATTAATATGAATACAGTCTATTATGAAGAGATTGATACGACTTTGGATTCTTTCCAAATATACAAGTTGTTTTTCCAAGAAAAATACAGCTTCTTTTTAGATAGTGGCATGGACCCTGGCAGATTAGGACGGTATTCTTTTATTGGAGCGAATCCATTTTTAAGAATAACGTCCAAAAGGGAAAAAATAAAAATTTGGGAAAACGGACACGAAACAGTTTTAGAGGGTAATCCTTTTCATGTGTTAAAAAAATTATTGCAAAGATATACTATTAAAAATAGTACTGACTTGCCATTTATAGGAGGCGCAGTTGGCTATATGGCCTATGATTTATGCCATCATATTGAAAAGCTGCCCCAAAGAGCATATGATGATATAGACTTACCCGAAATGATTATGGGCTTTTATGATGGCATTATAGTTATTGACCATTTAGAAAAAAGAAACTATGCAGTATCAGCTGGTCTGCCTCATTTTAGTGAAGAACACGCCAAAGCAAAAGTAACATACCTGAAACAATTTATAGAAGGGCGTAGTGAAGTTCAAAGTGATTTATATCTTGATGAACCCTATAAAAATAACCCTACACATTTGGAATCTAACTTTACACAGCAAAACTATTATAAAGCCATCACTAAAGCGAAAGAATATATTCGTCAAGGCGACATCTATCAGATGAATATGACGCAGAGATTTACCACGCCTATCAATAGACATCCTTTAAATATATATGGCACACTTCGAAAAATAAACCCTGCTCCATTTGCTTCATTTCTTGAGTTTGGGGATTTTCAGATAGTAAGCAGTTCCCCTGAGCGCTTTTTGCAAATAAGAAAGGGAATGATTGAAACAAGACCCATTAAAGGCACAATGCCAAGAGGACGAAATCTTAAAGAAGATAAAGCAAACAGCGCAACTTTAAAAAATAGTACTAAAGATATGGCCGAAAATCTTATGATTGTCGACTTAATGAGAAATGATATTGGCAAGGTGTGCAAATTGGGTACGGTTAAAGTTCCGGAGTTGTTTAGTATTGAAAAATATGCAACTGTTTTTCATCTAGTATCTACTGTAACAGGAGAATTACGCTCTAGCTGTGATGCAGTTGATTGTATTGAAGCTACTTTCCCCGGAGGGTCCATAACCGGCGCACCTAAGATACGGGCTATGGAGATCATTGATGAGCTTGAGCCAACTTGTAGACATATCTATACGGGTTCTGTAGGCTATATTAGTTTTGATGGAGATATGGATATCAATATCGTTATCCGTACTATTTTGATTAAAGGAGACAAGGCCTATTACCAAGTAGGTGGAGGTATCGTCTGGGATTCAGTTCCTGAAAAAGAATATCAGGAAACTTTAGATAAAGGTGCGGCATTAAAAAAAGCACTGCTTAATATATTAACTTAAGCATTGTATCATTACAGTACAGTGCTTTTTTGTAAGATAAACAGGAGGCGATAAAATGGTTCTTCTAATCGATAATTATGATTCATTTACCTATAACCTGTATCAATATATTGGTGAAATTAGGACAGATATAACAGTTTATAGAAATGACCAGCTAACGCTTGAAGCTATTGAAAACCTAAAACCAGATTGCATTATCATTTCACCAGGCCCCGGAAGGCCTGAGCAAGCTGGCCTAAT
It contains:
- the pabB gene encoding aminodeoxychorismate synthase component I, with amino-acid sequence MNTVYYEEIDTTLDSFQIYKLFFQEKYSFFLDSGMDPGRLGRYSFIGANPFLRITSKREKIKIWENGHETVLEGNPFHVLKKLLQRYTIKNSTDLPFIGGAVGYMAYDLCHHIEKLPQRAYDDIDLPEMIMGFYDGIIVIDHLEKRNYAVSAGLPHFSEEHAKAKVTYLKQFIEGRSEVQSDLYLDEPYKNNPTHLESNFTQQNYYKAITKAKEYIRQGDIYQMNMTQRFTTPINRHPLNIYGTLRKINPAPFASFLEFGDFQIVSSSPERFLQIRKGMIETRPIKGTMPRGRNLKEDKANSATLKNSTKDMAENLMIVDLMRNDIGKVCKLGTVKVPELFSIEKYATVFHLVSTVTGELRSSCDAVDCIEATFPGGSITGAPKIRAMEIIDELEPTCRHIYTGSVGYISFDGDMDINIVIRTILIKGDKAYYQVGGGIVWDSVPEKEYQETLDKGAALKKALLNILT